AGGAAACTGCCTACTGTCTGCCAATTGTTGCAGCTGCACGTAGGGCTGGTATTCGCACTGAAATGTTCCCTGACAAGGCTAAAATGAAGAAACAAATGAGCTATGCCAATGCAAAGAACATTGGTTTTGTTGCCCTTGCAGGTGAAACAGAAATGCAAGAAGGTAAGATAATACTAAAGAATATGACTACTGGCGAACAGGAGCTTGTAAAGCCAGAGGAGATAATTAGTAGATTTTAGAAGACACTCCCCTCCCCCTGTTAAGGAGAGGGGACTTCTTTTTTATTAATGCCTTTTATTAGTTTGCTTAGTAAGTAAGACACAAGCAGAAGCTAACTATATTACCACTAAACATAAAACTGTATGTAAAAGTATATTACAGATTGTGGAACAATAAAGAACTTAAATCATGAATAAACTAACAACACTATTCTTTGCATTGCTACTGAGCTGTAGCCTTTCGGCTCAACAACTCTATGTGGGCACTTATAATATCCGTTATAACAATCCAAATGACGAAAAAGAAGGTAACGCATGGGCACAACGCTATCCGCAATTATGTGACTTCATAAATTTTGAACAACCCGAAATATTTGGTACACAAGAAGTACTTGTAGACCAACTACATGATTTAATGAAAGGCTTAGATGGTTATGGTTATATTGGTGTTGGACGAGACGATGGTAAAGAAAAGGGAGAATATGCAGCAATCTTTTATAAGAAAGATCAACTAAGTTTATTAGATAGTGGCAATTTCTGGCTCTCTCCTACTCCAGAAAGAGCTTCTTTAGGATGGGATGCAGCGTGTATTCGTATTTGCACATGGGGAAAATTTCAAGATAAAATATCTGGTAAACAATTTTATTTCTTCAATACTCACATGGACCATGTGGGTACTGTGGCACGGAGAGAGAGTGCTCAATTAATTTTAAAACGCATTAATCAGTTATCAAAAGGGTTACCTACAATTTTGACGGGTGATTTTAATGTAGACCAAACAGATGAAATCTATCAAATCTTCTCTAACTCTGGGGTTCTACGTGATTGTTATACCAACGCTCTACAACGCATGGCACCTACTGGGACATGGAATGACTTTATGCAGGATAGTCGTAGTAAAGCCCGAATTGACCATATTTTCGTTTCTTCTGATTTTAAAGTTCCACATTATGCTATCTTTACCAACAGCTATTGGCT
The Prevotella melaninogenica DNA segment above includes these coding regions:
- a CDS encoding endonuclease/exonuclease/phosphatase family protein, with the protein product MNKLTTLFFALLLSCSLSAQQLYVGTYNIRYNNPNDEKEGNAWAQRYPQLCDFINFEQPEIFGTQEVLVDQLHDLMKGLDGYGYIGVGRDDGKEKGEYAAIFYKKDQLSLLDSGNFWLSPTPERASLGWDAACIRICTWGKFQDKISGKQFYFFNTHMDHVGTVARRESAQLILKRINQLSKGLPTILTGDFNVDQTDEIYQIFSNSGVLRDCYTNALQRMAPTGTWNDFMQDSRSKARIDHIFVSSDFKVPHYAIFTNSYWLGKSRRNISDHYPVMVKLIFAQDKTLTK